In the genome of Opitutia bacterium, one region contains:
- a CDS encoding ABC transporter substrate-binding protein → MFASLTGKQAYFGETNSRGAAFAVEELNAAGGLLGRKVELLVEDTRSMPGEAATSAKKLLHRDHVVALVSGTASSPALEVAPLCQAAGIPLVAATATNPRVTEVGSFIFRACFADPFQGTVLARFAKDRLHARRVAIVIANGSAYSVGLAKYFRERFTADGGEIVAEPKYSEGEKDFRAQLTAIRAAKPDAVFASGDYLESALLCVQARALGLTMPIFGGDTWDATALVELGGKAVEGGYFTAHFSPEARDPAVQSFVARFEKRFGLKPDTGMSLGYDAVMLLADAIKRAGSTDGRAVRDALAATKDFAGVTGRITIDAQRNAAKSAAIFTVRGGKFVYLESVDPR, encoded by the coding sequence ATGTTCGCCTCGCTCACCGGCAAGCAGGCCTACTTCGGCGAAACCAACAGCCGCGGCGCCGCCTTCGCCGTCGAGGAACTCAACGCCGCCGGCGGCCTCCTCGGCCGCAAAGTCGAGTTGCTCGTCGAGGACACGCGCTCGATGCCGGGCGAAGCCGCTACGTCCGCGAAGAAACTCCTCCATCGCGACCACGTCGTCGCGCTGGTCAGCGGCACCGCGTCGTCGCCGGCGCTCGAAGTCGCTCCGCTGTGCCAAGCCGCCGGCATCCCGCTCGTCGCCGCCACCGCCACCAATCCGCGCGTGACCGAAGTCGGCAGTTTCATCTTCCGCGCGTGCTTTGCCGACCCGTTCCAGGGCACCGTGCTCGCCCGCTTCGCCAAGGACCGCCTCCACGCGCGCCGCGTCGCCATCGTCATCGCCAACGGCTCCGCCTATAGCGTCGGTCTCGCGAAATACTTCCGCGAACGCTTCACCGCCGACGGCGGCGAAATCGTCGCCGAGCCGAAATACAGCGAAGGCGAAAAGGATTTCCGCGCCCAACTCACCGCCATCCGCGCGGCGAAACCCGACGCCGTGTTCGCCTCGGGCGATTACCTCGAATCCGCGCTGCTCTGCGTCCAGGCCCGCGCGCTCGGCCTCACGATGCCGATCTTCGGCGGCGACACTTGGGACGCCACCGCGCTCGTCGAACTCGGCGGCAAGGCGGTCGAAGGCGGCTACTTCACCGCGCACTTCTCACCCGAAGCGCGCGATCCCGCCGTGCAGTCGTTCGTCGCCCGCTTCGAAAAGCGCTTCGGCCTCAAACCCGACACCGGCATGTCGCTCGGCTACGATGCCGTCATGCTCCTCGCCGACGCCATCAAGCGCGCCGGCTCGACCGACGGCCGCGCCGTGCGCGACGCTTTGGCCGCGACCAAGGACTTTGCCGGCGTCACCGGCCGCATCACGATCGACGCCCAGCGCAACGCCGCCAAGTCCGCCGCAATCTTCACCGTCCGCGGCGGCAAGTTCGTCTATCTCGAATCCGTCGATCCGCGATGA
- a CDS encoding autotransporter-associated beta strand repeat-containing protein yields MDYLASRVRQLLCPVVFCCSLTLAPAQTWTGAVSSDWSNPNNWSPASVPTSSNGITINSNGTHAPVVGTANAATFNLYLGNSANSTVSLTVQDGFQLSSGYTQIGSASSANVTVNISGSGSQLSAAALYASYSGTGALNITGGGKVTSSSGIVGYNGGSHGTVTVDGTGSQWIDSGSLDVGGSSYFLDPTTGTGSLTISNGGKVTNTTASLGYLSGASGTATVTGTGSQWLSSGRLYVGNSGKGSLTIAAGGAVTSAGANITGSGNAQNQSSVALSGSGSSWTNSGTLSLSGSGSGAYVALDLGTGATLQSTGLTTLANAVVTQSGGTFTATGGIKFNTGTNTYHLQGGTLQIGGTNGIQTGAGSYTFDLAGGTIQVTGSALTTAAHGILAAATTTTLDTNSLGATWSGNLSGSGALTKSGSGTLTLSGNNSYTGATSLTTGTLALGSDTALSSGSALSLGNGTTLAVGTAHVEAGSLSGSGAVTFNGGSLAVGVTNADTTFAGSLSGVGGLTKVGNGTLTLTGTGGATTTLAGSGKLVLANVGGQSAIGSSYLIIGTGATLAGSGLVGASSNTIQGVLAPGDAAIGTLTFTHALTLENTSTLQLGLGSASSYDQLVIGDTFTAAGTLSVELLNSYTPTAGATFQLFDLANPIAGTFATLDLAPLSSGLTWDTSALYSAGTLAVAATAVPEPSTFAVTLGVLGLLAALRRRLSIQP; encoded by the coding sequence ATGGACTATCTCGCCTCGCGCGTCCGGCAACTCCTTTGCCCCGTCGTTTTTTGCTGTTCTCTGACTCTCGCTCCCGCGCAGACGTGGACCGGCGCCGTCAGCTCCGACTGGAGCAATCCCAACAACTGGAGCCCCGCATCCGTGCCGACCAGTTCGAACGGCATCACGATCAACAGCAATGGCACCCATGCGCCCGTCGTCGGCACCGCCAACGCCGCCACCTTCAATCTCTACCTGGGCAACTCGGCGAACAGCACCGTGTCGCTCACCGTGCAAGACGGCTTCCAACTCAGCAGCGGCTACACCCAGATCGGCAGCGCCTCCTCCGCCAACGTCACCGTCAATATCAGCGGCTCGGGCTCGCAGTTGTCCGCCGCCGCCCTCTACGCCTCCTATTCCGGCACCGGAGCGCTCAACATCACCGGAGGCGGCAAAGTCACCAGCTCCTCCGGTATCGTCGGCTATAACGGCGGCTCCCACGGCACGGTGACCGTCGACGGCACGGGCTCACAATGGATCGACTCCGGCAGCTTGGACGTCGGCGGCAGCAGCTACTTTCTCGATCCGACCACGGGCACCGGCTCGCTCACTATTTCGAACGGCGGCAAGGTCACCAACACCACCGCTTCCCTCGGCTACCTCTCCGGCGCGTCCGGCACCGCCACCGTGACCGGCACCGGCTCGCAATGGCTCTCCAGCGGACGGCTCTACGTCGGCAACAGCGGCAAGGGCTCGCTCACGATCGCCGCCGGCGGCGCCGTCACGAGCGCCGGCGCGAACATCACCGGCTCCGGCAACGCGCAGAATCAAAGCTCCGTCGCCCTGAGCGGCAGTGGCTCGTCATGGACCAACAGCGGCACGCTCTCGCTTTCCGGGTCCGGGAGCGGCGCCTATGTCGCCCTCGATCTCGGCACCGGAGCGACCCTGCAAAGCACCGGCCTCACCACGCTCGCCAACGCCGTCGTCACCCAATCGGGCGGCACCTTCACCGCCACCGGCGGAATCAAGTTCAACACCGGCACGAACACCTACCACCTGCAGGGCGGCACGCTTCAGATCGGCGGCACCAACGGCATCCAAACCGGCGCGGGCAGCTACACCTTCGACCTCGCCGGCGGAACGATTCAAGTCACCGGCAGCGCGTTGACCACCGCCGCCCACGGTATCCTCGCCGCCGCCACCACGACCACCTTGGACACGAACAGCCTCGGCGCCACCTGGTCCGGCAATCTGTCGGGCTCCGGCGCGTTGACCAAATCCGGCAGCGGCACGCTCACCCTTTCGGGCAACAACTCCTACACGGGCGCCACGAGCCTCACCACCGGCACTCTCGCGCTCGGCTCCGACACCGCGCTGTCTTCCGGGTCCGCCCTGAGCCTCGGCAACGGCACCACGCTCGCAGTCGGCACCGCCCACGTCGAGGCCGGGTCGCTCTCCGGTTCGGGCGCCGTCACCTTCAACGGCGGCTCGCTCGCCGTCGGCGTGACCAACGCCGACACCACCTTCGCCGGCTCGCTCTCCGGCGTCGGCGGTCTCACGAAAGTCGGCAACGGCACGCTCACGCTGACCGGCACGGGCGGCGCCACCACCACGCTTGCCGGCAGCGGCAAGCTAGTCCTCGCCAACGTCGGCGGCCAGTCCGCCATCGGCAGCAGCTACCTGATCATCGGCACGGGCGCGACGCTCGCCGGCAGCGGCCTGGTCGGCGCATCCTCCAACACCATCCAAGGCGTGCTCGCGCCCGGCGATGCCGCCATCGGCACGCTTACTTTCACGCACGCCCTCACGCTCGAAAACACCAGCACGCTCCAACTGGGCCTCGGCAGCGCCTCGAGCTACGACCAGCTGGTCATCGGCGACACGTTCACCGCCGCCGGCACACTGAGCGTGGAACTGCTCAACAGCTACACACCCACTGCAGGCGCGACGTTTCAGCTCTTCGACCTCGCCAACCCCATCGCCGGCACCTTCGCCACGCTCGACCTCGCGCCGCTCTCGTCCGGTCTGACGTGGGACACCTCCGCGCTCTACAGCGCCGGCACGCTCGCGGTCGCGGCCACCGCCGTGCCCGAGCCATCCACTTTTGCCGTCACACTCGGCGTGCTGGGATTGCTGGCCGCCCTCCGTCGCCGCCTGTCGATCCAGCCCTGA
- a CDS encoding ABC transporter ATP-binding protein, translating into MSEPILQLDRVTIRFGGLTAVNAVDFSIAEGELAGLIGPNGAGKTTVFNLITGVYRPTEGAVRYAGRDLAGTPAFERAELGIARTFQNIRLFGSLSVLDNVRVAMNLHRENSPVQALVRLGKFRREEDALTQRADELLDLFNLRRFRDAPAKSLPYGEQRRLEIVRCLATKPRLLLLDEPAAGMNPSEKVALVELIQRVHREFQLSILLVEHSMRVVMGCCSRIGVLDYGVKIADGTPAQIQADPKVIEAYLGEDHATSLSHH; encoded by the coding sequence GTGAGCGAACCGATCCTCCAGCTCGACCGTGTCACGATTCGCTTCGGCGGCCTAACCGCCGTCAACGCCGTGGATTTCTCGATCGCGGAGGGCGAGCTCGCCGGCCTCATCGGCCCGAACGGCGCGGGCAAGACCACCGTCTTCAACCTCATCACCGGCGTCTATCGCCCCACCGAAGGCGCCGTGCGCTACGCCGGCCGCGATCTCGCCGGCACGCCGGCGTTCGAGCGCGCCGAACTCGGCATCGCACGCACGTTTCAAAACATCCGCCTCTTCGGCAGCCTCAGCGTCCTCGACAACGTGCGCGTCGCCATGAACCTCCACCGCGAAAATTCGCCGGTGCAAGCGCTCGTGCGCCTCGGAAAATTCCGCCGCGAGGAAGACGCGCTCACGCAACGCGCCGACGAGCTGCTCGACCTTTTCAACCTTCGCCGCTTCCGCGACGCGCCGGCGAAAAGCCTGCCCTACGGCGAACAGCGCCGCCTCGAGATCGTGCGCTGCCTCGCCACCAAGCCGCGCCTGCTGCTCCTCGACGAACCCGCCGCCGGCATGAACCCGAGCGAGAAAGTCGCGCTCGTGGAGCTGATCCAGCGCGTGCACCGGGAGTTCCAACTCTCGATCCTCCTCGTCGAACACTCCATGCGCGTCGTCATGGGCTGCTGCTCGCGCATCGGCGTGCTCGACTACGGCGTGAAGATCGCTGACGGCACGCCCGCGCAGATCCAAGCCGACCCGAAGGTCATCGAAGCCTACCTCGGCGAAGACCACGCGACTTCTCTTTCTCACCACTAA
- a CDS encoding branched-chain amino acid ABC transporter permease gives MPRPLLSLLVAIAAALGVSALSGHIDPYHLDVAVGIGINIILAVSLNLVNGYTGQFSLGHAGFMSVGAYLSAAVTMLLGPKLLGESGGTAWQQGGLFFGALVAGGLSAAFAGLLVGMPSLRLKGDYLAIVTLGFGEIIRVVFQNCEPLGGALGLNGIPAYTTIFWVLAFAAVTVFTIYCLVHSTYGRGFLATHDDEIAAEAVGLNTTRYKIVAFVVGAFFAGIAGGLYGHFKQTISASGFDFTKSIEIVVMVILGGMGNTLGVILAAILLTLLPEVLREFSDYRMIVYSLLLVVLMLVRPEGLFNFRRRRPAP, from the coding sequence ATGCCGCGTCCGCTGCTCAGCCTCCTCGTCGCGATCGCCGCCGCCCTCGGCGTGTCGGCGCTGTCCGGCCACATCGATCCCTACCACCTCGACGTCGCGGTCGGCATCGGCATCAACATCATCCTCGCCGTCTCGCTCAACCTCGTGAACGGCTACACGGGCCAGTTCTCGCTCGGCCACGCGGGCTTCATGTCGGTCGGCGCGTATCTCTCCGCGGCGGTCACGATGCTGCTCGGTCCCAAACTCCTCGGCGAATCCGGCGGCACCGCGTGGCAGCAAGGCGGCTTGTTCTTCGGCGCGCTGGTCGCGGGCGGCTTGAGCGCGGCGTTCGCCGGCCTGCTGGTCGGCATGCCCTCGCTGCGGCTCAAGGGCGACTACCTCGCGATCGTCACGCTCGGCTTCGGCGAGATCATCCGCGTGGTTTTCCAAAACTGCGAACCGCTCGGCGGCGCGCTCGGTCTCAATGGCATCCCCGCCTACACGACCATCTTCTGGGTCCTCGCCTTCGCGGCCGTCACGGTCTTCACGATCTATTGCCTCGTGCACTCGACCTACGGCCGCGGTTTCCTCGCCACGCACGACGATGAGATCGCCGCCGAGGCGGTCGGACTCAACACCACGCGCTACAAGATCGTGGCGTTCGTCGTCGGCGCGTTTTTCGCCGGCATCGCGGGCGGGCTCTACGGGCATTTCAAGCAGACCATCTCCGCGAGCGGCTTCGATTTCACGAAGTCGATCGAGATCGTGGTCATGGTCATCCTCGGCGGCATGGGCAACACGCTCGGCGTGATCCTTGCCGCCATCCTGCTCACGCTGCTGCCCGAGGTGCTCCGCGAGTTCTCCGACTACCGGATGATCGTCTACTCGCTCCTGCTCGTCGTGCTCATGCTCGTGCGCCCCGAGGGCCTGTTTAACTTCCGTCGCCGGAGGCCCGCGCCGTGA
- a CDS encoding LptF/LptG family permease, with protein MTLLDRYILREWLKILGLILCATIGLLLMQALYDNFRDLIEVGASTRDMLFYYAVLMPSYFSIVLPLALLLSLLFVLGKLHRNNEIMAMRAAGLNIFSTTRSLWMAGLVFCGVSLLLNARVVPWSVETSRRLLESFEYRAEERKGATGTLGLVASVAFDNSRANRMWYINRYSRFAQKAYGVTVSELDLKRREKTRIMAREATYDAVAKSWTFRDGRELWFDVEAGEVMRSVAFKERTVPHFNEDPKLMLMLSLKPNELSFFELERIVDYFTIEDNPKVIAYAVRYWGLLADTLGPLIILAIAIPFAVSGVRVNPAVGVSKSIGLFFGYYLLSMLAKTLGGNGYVDPVWAACLPNLAMIGIGAFLFGRMR; from the coding sequence GTGACGCTCCTCGATCGCTACATCCTGCGCGAATGGCTGAAAATCCTCGGCCTGATCCTGTGCGCCACGATCGGCCTGCTGCTGATGCAGGCGCTCTACGACAATTTCCGCGACCTGATCGAGGTCGGCGCCAGCACGCGCGACATGCTGTTCTACTACGCGGTGCTGATGCCGAGTTATTTCTCGATCGTGCTGCCGCTGGCGCTGCTGCTCTCGCTGCTGTTCGTGCTGGGAAAGCTGCATCGCAACAACGAGATCATGGCGATGCGCGCGGCGGGGCTGAACATCTTCAGCACGACGCGTTCGCTGTGGATGGCCGGACTGGTGTTCTGCGGCGTCTCGCTGTTGCTCAACGCGCGCGTGGTGCCGTGGTCGGTGGAGACGTCCCGGCGGCTGCTCGAGAGTTTCGAGTATCGGGCCGAGGAGCGCAAAGGCGCCACCGGCACGCTGGGACTCGTGGCGAGCGTCGCCTTCGACAACTCCCGGGCCAACCGCATGTGGTATATCAACCGCTACAGCCGTTTCGCGCAAAAGGCCTACGGCGTCACGGTGTCGGAGCTGGACCTGAAGCGCCGGGAGAAGACGCGCATCATGGCGCGCGAAGCGACTTACGATGCGGTGGCGAAGAGTTGGACGTTTCGCGACGGACGCGAGCTGTGGTTCGACGTCGAGGCGGGCGAAGTGATGCGCTCGGTGGCGTTCAAGGAGCGCACGGTGCCGCATTTCAACGAAGATCCCAAGCTGATGCTGATGCTGTCGCTGAAGCCGAACGAGCTCTCGTTCTTCGAACTCGAGCGCATCGTCGACTACTTCACGATCGAGGATAACCCGAAGGTCATCGCCTACGCCGTGCGCTATTGGGGGTTGTTGGCCGACACGCTCGGGCCGCTGATCATCCTCGCGATCGCGATTCCGTTCGCCGTTTCGGGCGTGCGCGTGAATCCGGCGGTGGGCGTGTCGAAGTCGATCGGTTTATTCTTCGGCTACTACCTGCTTTCGATGCTGGCGAAGACGCTGGGCGGGAACGGCTACGTCGATCCGGTGTGGGCGGCGTGTCTGCCGAACCTCGCGATGATCGGCATCGGCGCGTTCCTGTTCGGCCGGATGCGTTAA
- a CDS encoding ABC transporter substrate-binding protein, whose protein sequence is MQLARLAALASLLAATLTAAEPIKIGQYGAFTGKDADFGLAARKGVTLAVEEANAAGGVLGRPIELVVEDNQSKQGESATIAKKFVSRDKVVAVLGANMSNHSLEAAPVFQNAKVPMIAITSTNPRVTEIGDYIFRVCFIDPFQGTALAQFAVGSLKLKRVAILTSVNNAYSVGLSKNFREQVTKLGGTVVAEQRHNEGDKDFRAQLTAVKAAGAEGILHSGNYTEGALICKQARALGFTGPIFGGDAWEGPEFLAIGGAAVEGTYYSTHASNESDYPAMKAFVARYQKRWGELPNATTTLGYEAAILLFDALKRAGTTDSKPLRDALAATKDFPGATGPITIDEKRNAAKSATIVVVKDGRFKFLESVHP, encoded by the coding sequence ATGCAACTCGCCCGCCTCGCCGCCCTCGCCAGCCTCCTCGCCGCGACGCTCACCGCCGCCGAGCCGATCAAGATCGGCCAATACGGCGCGTTCACCGGCAAGGACGCCGACTTCGGCCTCGCCGCCCGCAAGGGCGTGACGCTCGCCGTCGAGGAAGCCAACGCCGCCGGCGGCGTCCTCGGCCGCCCGATCGAGCTCGTCGTCGAGGACAACCAGTCGAAGCAGGGCGAGTCCGCCACCATCGCGAAGAAGTTCGTCTCGCGCGACAAGGTCGTCGCCGTCCTCGGCGCCAACATGTCCAACCACTCGCTCGAAGCCGCGCCGGTTTTCCAGAACGCGAAGGTGCCGATGATCGCCATCACGTCCACGAATCCGCGCGTGACCGAGATCGGCGACTACATCTTCCGCGTCTGCTTCATCGACCCGTTCCAAGGCACCGCGCTGGCTCAATTCGCCGTCGGCTCGTTGAAGCTCAAGCGCGTCGCCATCCTCACCTCCGTCAACAACGCCTACAGCGTCGGCCTCTCGAAGAATTTCCGCGAACAAGTCACCAAACTCGGCGGCACCGTCGTCGCCGAACAGCGACACAACGAAGGCGACAAGGACTTCCGCGCCCAGCTCACCGCCGTCAAAGCCGCCGGCGCCGAAGGCATTCTCCACTCCGGCAACTACACCGAGGGCGCGCTCATCTGCAAACAGGCGCGCGCGCTCGGCTTCACCGGCCCGATTTTCGGCGGCGACGCGTGGGAAGGCCCCGAGTTCCTCGCCATCGGCGGCGCCGCGGTCGAAGGAACTTATTACTCAACGCACGCCTCCAACGAGTCCGACTACCCCGCGATGAAGGCCTTCGTCGCGCGCTACCAGAAGCGCTGGGGCGAGCTGCCCAACGCCACGACGACGCTCGGCTACGAGGCGGCCATCCTGCTCTTCGACGCCCTGAAGCGCGCCGGCACGACCGACAGCAAGCCGCTCCGCGATGCCCTCGCTGCCACCAAGGATTTCCCCGGCGCCACCGGCCCGATCACCATCGACGAGAAACGCAACGCCGCCAAATCCGCGACGATCGTCGTGGTCAAGGACGGCAGGTTCAAGTTCCTCGAGTCGGTGCATCCCTGA
- a CDS encoding ABC transporter substrate-binding protein — protein MNRLTPFVLGGALFAAACLHAADPIKVGEYASLTGKEAAWGQSSHKGTLLAVEEINAAGGVLGRPLELLTEDNQSKQGESATGVKKLIARDRVVAVLGEVASIRTLEAAPVIQNAKIPMIAPGAVNAKITEVGDYIFRVCFIDSFQGVVLAKFARETLRAQRVAVLTSVNSAYSVSLGKVFKERFIADGGTVAIEQKYNEGDKDFRAQLTAIKAAKPDALIVPGYYTEAALICAQARQLGLTLPIFGGDGWDDPALIAIGGAAVEGTHFCTHYSPDNPSKAVQDFNQRYRARFGEAPGAYAALGYDSVAVLADALKRAGSTEPKALRDALAATKNFAAVTGSITIDEKRNASKPAVILTVRNGQYQFVTSVAP, from the coding sequence ATGAACCGCCTTACCCCGTTCGTCCTCGGCGGCGCCTTGTTTGCCGCCGCCTGCCTTCACGCCGCCGATCCGATCAAAGTCGGCGAATACGCCTCGCTCACCGGCAAGGAGGCCGCCTGGGGCCAGAGCTCGCACAAGGGCACGCTCCTCGCCGTCGAGGAAATCAACGCCGCCGGCGGCGTCCTCGGCCGCCCGCTCGAACTGTTGACCGAGGACAACCAATCCAAGCAAGGCGAGTCCGCCACCGGCGTGAAAAAACTCATCGCGCGCGACCGCGTCGTCGCCGTCCTCGGCGAAGTCGCGTCGATCCGCACGCTGGAGGCCGCGCCCGTCATCCAAAACGCGAAGATCCCCATGATCGCCCCGGGCGCGGTCAACGCGAAGATCACCGAGGTCGGCGACTACATCTTCCGCGTCTGCTTCATCGATTCCTTCCAAGGCGTCGTGCTCGCCAAGTTCGCCCGCGAGACCCTGCGCGCCCAACGCGTCGCCGTCCTCACCTCGGTGAACAGCGCCTACAGCGTCAGCCTCGGCAAGGTTTTCAAGGAGCGCTTCATCGCCGACGGCGGCACCGTCGCCATCGAGCAGAAATACAACGAAGGCGACAAAGACTTCCGCGCCCAGCTCACCGCCATCAAGGCCGCCAAGCCCGACGCCCTCATCGTGCCCGGCTACTACACCGAAGCCGCGCTCATCTGCGCGCAAGCCCGCCAGCTCGGCCTGACGCTGCCCATCTTCGGCGGCGACGGCTGGGACGATCCCGCGCTCATCGCCATCGGCGGCGCCGCGGTCGAAGGCACGCACTTTTGCACCCACTACTCGCCCGACAACCCGAGCAAGGCCGTGCAGGATTTCAACCAGCGCTACCGCGCCCGCTTCGGCGAGGCGCCCGGCGCCTATGCCGCGCTCGGCTACGACTCGGTTGCCGTGCTCGCCGACGCCCTCAAGCGCGCCGGCAGCACCGAGCCGAAGGCCCTGCGCGACGCCCTCGCCGCCACGAAGAACTTCGCCGCCGTCACCGGCAGCATCACGATCGACGAAAAGCGCAACGCCTCGAAGCCCGCCGTCATCCTCACCGTCAGGAACGGCCAGTATCAGTTCGTCACGAGCGTCGCGCCGTGA
- a CDS encoding branched-chain amino acid ABC transporter permease, with the protein MTEFLQQLLNGISLGAIFALIALGYTMVYGVLRFINFAHADVFMVGSFVGYYAGKLVPEHSIWGGMLVLALAMIACAILGVVIERLAYRPLRGGPTLNVLITAIGVSLLLENLGQFVFGATPRPFPELFPVTTYDFGGIFISSNQLVVIGVTLFLLFALRFIVMRTKIGTAMRAVSMNKQAASLVGINNDLVISFTFALGSALAAAGGILYALNYPSIDPLMGVLPGLKAFVAAVLGGIGNIPGAALGGMLLGIVETFVNGSEWSTYKDAIAFALLILILLFRPAGLLGRYVKEKV; encoded by the coding sequence ATGACCGAGTTTCTGCAACAGTTGCTCAACGGCATCTCCCTCGGTGCGATCTTCGCGCTCATCGCGCTGGGCTACACGATGGTTTACGGCGTGCTGCGCTTCATCAACTTCGCGCACGCGGACGTGTTCATGGTCGGATCGTTCGTCGGCTACTACGCCGGCAAGCTCGTGCCGGAGCACTCGATCTGGGGCGGGATGCTGGTGCTCGCGCTGGCGATGATCGCGTGCGCCATCCTCGGCGTCGTGATCGAGCGCCTCGCCTATCGTCCGCTGCGCGGCGGTCCGACACTCAACGTCCTCATCACCGCCATCGGCGTTTCGCTCCTGCTCGAAAATCTCGGCCAATTCGTCTTCGGCGCCACGCCGCGGCCGTTTCCGGAGCTGTTTCCCGTCACGACCTACGACTTCGGCGGCATCTTCATCTCGAGCAACCAGCTCGTCGTGATCGGCGTGACGCTCTTCCTGCTCTTCGCGCTCCGCTTCATTGTCATGCGGACGAAAATCGGCACCGCGATGCGCGCCGTCTCGATGAACAAGCAGGCGGCCTCGCTCGTGGGCATCAACAACGACCTCGTGATCTCGTTCACGTTCGCGCTCGGCTCGGCACTGGCCGCCGCCGGCGGCATTCTCTACGCGCTCAACTACCCGTCGATCGACCCGCTCATGGGCGTGCTGCCCGGCCTCAAGGCGTTCGTCGCCGCCGTGCTCGGCGGCATCGGCAACATCCCGGGCGCCGCGCTCGGCGGCATGTTGCTGGGCATCGTCGAGACCTTCGTCAACGGCAGCGAGTGGTCCACCTACAAGGACGCCATCGCGTTCGCGCTGCTGATCCTGATCCTGCTGTTCCGCCCTGCGGGCCTGCTCGGCCGCTACGTGAAGGAGAAAGTCTGA